Proteins from one Leptospira bourretii genomic window:
- a CDS encoding DegT/DnrJ/EryC1/StrS family aminotransferase, whose amino-acid sequence MIEYENLKLLNAPFQEEIDEAVLRVSRSGWFILGNELEKFEAEFAAFNGNKFCIGVASGLDALALSLKYYDFPEGMEVIVPSNTYIATVLSIMQNGLKPVLVEPSIGTYNIDPAKIKEKITKNTCAVMVVHLYGRPCDMDPIVEICKNNNLVLIEDCAQAHGAKYKKKNVGTFGHVNAFSFYPTKNLGAFGDAGAVVTDDPDIANKIRKLRNYGSSIKYYNEFVGMNSRLDEMQAAILSVKLKYLYKINQHKKELAQIYNEGLSNHLVKPLPDDESIYQVHHIYPVRTTSRDELKAYLLENGIKTEIHYPVPPHKQLALINHQFKDWNITKGSFPVAEEIHETELSLPISFFHSKSEIERVVTVLNRWQN is encoded by the coding sequence ATGATTGAATACGAAAACTTAAAACTACTAAACGCACCATTCCAAGAGGAGATTGATGAAGCCGTTCTGCGCGTTTCTAGAAGTGGTTGGTTTATTCTTGGCAATGAATTGGAAAAATTTGAAGCTGAGTTTGCAGCATTCAATGGTAATAAATTTTGTATCGGTGTTGCCTCTGGACTAGATGCCTTAGCTTTAAGTCTTAAATACTATGATTTCCCAGAAGGAATGGAGGTGATTGTTCCCTCTAATACGTATATTGCGACTGTTTTATCAATCATGCAAAATGGTCTAAAACCGGTTTTAGTAGAACCCTCCATTGGCACTTATAATATTGATCCTGCAAAAATAAAAGAAAAGATAACTAAAAACACCTGTGCTGTGATGGTGGTGCATCTCTACGGTAGGCCCTGTGATATGGACCCAATTGTCGAAATCTGCAAAAATAATAATTTAGTTTTAATTGAAGATTGTGCCCAAGCCCACGGTGCAAAATATAAAAAAAAGAATGTTGGTACTTTTGGCCATGTCAATGCATTCAGTTTTTATCCCACTAAGAATTTAGGAGCCTTTGGTGATGCAGGCGCTGTTGTCACAGATGATCCAGATATAGCGAACAAAATAAGAAAACTAAGAAATTATGGTTCATCGATTAAGTACTATAACGAGTTTGTGGGAATGAATTCGAGACTCGATGAAATGCAAGCAGCAATTCTTTCGGTAAAACTGAAATATCTCTATAAGATAAATCAGCATAAAAAAGAACTTGCCCAGATTTATAATGAGGGTTTGTCCAATCACTTGGTTAAACCGCTTCCTGATGACGAATCCATTTACCAAGTACATCATATTTACCCTGTTCGAACGACAAGTCGAGATGAGCTGAAAGCCTATCTTTTGGAAAATGGAATCAAAACGGAAATTCATTATCCGGTTCCGCCACATAAACAATTAGCTTTAATCAATCACCAATTTAAAGATTGGAATATTACGAAAGGTTCTTTTCCAGTTGCTGAAGAGATCCATGAAACTGAACTTAGTTTGCCAATTTCATTTTTCCATTCGAAGTCTGAAATTGAACGGGTGGTAACAGTATTAAATCGGTGGCAAAACTAA
- a CDS encoding sugar 3,4-ketoisomerase, whose translation MEEIIVKNSGYIRLKQFTDQREGSLTVAESDRDIPFAIKRTYYIIQKNASEVSRGNHAHKETVQVIFCLSGSFILNLDDGENSQKIMMNESHVGVILGKELWHSMESISSGCIMLVYASGYFDEKDYLRNYNEFLEYITHKKND comes from the coding sequence ATGGAAGAGATCATTGTAAAAAACTCAGGTTATATTCGACTAAAACAGTTTACTGACCAGAGAGAGGGAAGTCTGACGGTTGCAGAATCCGATAGAGATATTCCTTTCGCAATTAAACGAACCTACTATATCATTCAAAAAAATGCTTCCGAAGTCAGCAGGGGAAATCACGCACATAAAGAAACTGTTCAAGTCATCTTTTGTCTCAGCGGTAGTTTTATTTTGAATCTTGATGATGGAGAAAACTCTCAAAAGATTATGATGAATGAAAGTCATGTTGGAGTTATCCTCGGAAAAGAATTATGGCATTCTATGGAATCAATATCATCGGGTTGTATTATGTTAGTTTATGCTTCTGGCTATTTTGATGAAAAAGATTATCTTCGAAACTATAATGAATTTTTAGAATACATTACTCATAAAAAAAATGATTGA